A DNA window from Lutra lutra chromosome 8, mLutLut1.2, whole genome shotgun sequence contains the following coding sequences:
- the SCNN1A gene encoding amiloride-sensitive sodium channel subunit alpha, producing MKGEQREEQGPGPEPTAPLQPTEEEEALIEFHRSYRELFQFFCNNTTIHGAIRLVCSQHNRMKTAFWAVLWLCAFCMMYWQFGQLFGEYFSYPVSLNINLNSDKLVFPAVTICNLNPYRDTQIKGELEELDRITEQTLYDLYKYNSSSTVGAHPRGRRDLGETWPHPLQRLAVPAPPSRARQARSAKSIVQDNNPQVDRKDWKIGFQLCNQNKSDCFYQTYSSGVDAVREWYRFHYINILARLRDTSPAPGEDMLDNFIFACRFNQASCSQANYSHFHHPMYGNCYTFNGKNSSNLWMSSMPGIKNGLSLTLRTEQNDFIPLLSTVTGARVMVHGQDEPAFMDDGGFNLRPGVETSISMRKEALDRLGGNYGDCTKNGSDVPVENLYLSKYTQQVCIRSCFQEHMIKQCGCAYIFYPLPKNAEFCDYRKHNSWGYCYYKLQDAFSSDRLGCFTKCRKPCSVTGYQLSAGYSRWPSVTSQDWVFRMLSQQNNYTINNKRNGVAKLNIFFKELKYKTNSESPSVTMVTLLSNLGSQWSLWFGSSVLSVVEMAELVFDLLVITVLMLLRRLRSRYWSPGRGGRGAREVASTPASSVPSHFCPHAISPSSSPPGPATSPALTAPPPAYASLDPCPSPSSLVRTSASVCTLGEP from the exons ATGAAAGGAGAGCAGCGTGAGGAGCAGGGGCCGGGCCCCGAACCCACGGCTCCCCTGCAGCccacagaagaggaggaggccctGATAGAGTTCCACCGCTCCTACCGAGAGCTCTTCCAGTTCTTCTGCAACAACACCACCATCCACGGCGCCATCCGACTGGTGTGCTCCCAGCACAACCGCATGAAGACGGCCTTCTGGGCCGTGCTGTGGCTCTGCGCCTTCTGCATGATGTACTGGCAGTTCGGCCAGCTGTTCGGGGAGTACTTCAGCTACCCCGTCAGCCTCAACATCAACCTCAACTCCGACAAGCTCGTCTTCCCCGCGGTCACCATCTGCAACCTCAACCCCTACAG GGACACGCAAATTAAAGGGGAGCTGGAGGAACTGGACCGCATCACCGAGCAGACGCTCTACGATCTGTACAAGTACAACTCTTCCAGCACCGTGGGGGCCCACCCCCGCGGTCGTCGCGACCTCGGGGAGACTTGGCCGCACCCCCTACAGCGCCTGGCGGTCCCGGCCCCGCCCTCCCGGGCCCGCCAAGCCCGCAGCGCCAAATCGATTGTGCAGGACAACAACCCCCAAGTGGACAGGAAGGACTGGAAGATCGGCTTCCAGCTG TGCAACCAGAACAAATCGGACTGCTTTTACCAGACTTACTCGTCAGGGGTGGATGCAGTGAGGGAGTGGTACCGTTTCCACTACATCAACATTCTTGCGAGACTTCGAGACACTTCTCCGGCCCCGGGGGAGGACATGCTGGACAACTTCATCTTCGCCTGCCGCTTCAACCAGGCCTCCTGCAGTCAGGC GAATTACTCTCACTTTCATCACCCGATGTATGGGAACTGCTACACATTCAATGGCAAGAACAGCTCTAACCTCTGGATGTCTTCTATGCCTGGGATCAAAAATG GTCTGTCCCTAACACTGCGCACAGAGCAGAATGACTTCATCCCGCTGCTGTCCACAGTGACTGGGGCCAGGGTCATGGTCCACGGGCAGGATGAGCCTGCCTTCATGGATGACGGCGGCTTTAACTTGCGGCCTGGTGTGGAGACCTCCATCAGCATGAGGAAG GAAGCACTGGACAGGCTTGGGGGCAACTATGGTGACTGTACCAAGAATGGCAGTGATGTCCCTGTGGAGAACCTTTATCTTTCCAAGTACACACAGCAG gtgTGCATCCGCTCCTGCTTCCAGGAGCACATGATCAAGCAGTGTGGCTGTGCCTACATCTTCTATCCACTGCCCAAGAATGCGGAGTTTTGTGACTACAGGAAGCACAATTCTTGGG GTTACTGTTACTATAAGCTCCAGGATGCCTTTTCCTCGGACCGCCTGGGCTGTTTCACCAAGTGCCGGAAGCCATGCAG tGTGACCGGCTACCAGCTATCTGCTGGTTATTCACGATGGCCCTCAGTGACATCTCAG GACTGGGTCTTCCGGATGCTATCCCAACAGAACAATTATACTATTAACAACAAAAG AAATGGTGTTGCCAAACTCAACATCTTCTTCAAGGAGCTGAAATACAAAACCAACTCTGAGTCTCCCTCTGTCACG ATGGTCACCCTCCTGTCCAACCTGGGTAGCCAGTGGAGCCTGTGGTTTGGCTCCTCGGTGCTGTCTGTGGTGGAGATGGCTGAGCTCGTCTTTGACCTCCTGGTTATTACAGTCCTCATGCTACTCCGTCGGCTCCGAAGCCGCTACTGGTCTCCAGGCCGAGGGGGCAGGGGTGCCCGGGAGGTGGCCTCCACTCCAGCCTCCTCCGTCCCCTCCCATTTCTGCCCCCATGCCATATCCCC
- the LTBR gene encoding tumor necrosis factor receptor superfamily member 3, protein MRLPWAASPCGLAWGPLILGLCGLLAASQARLEPPYHTENRTCWDREKEYYEPKHQVCCSRCPPGTHVSVECSPSQDTVCVQCPENSYNEHWNHLSICQLCRPCDQMLGFEETMPCTSRQKTQCRCQPGMFCVHWDTECVHCEPLSDCPPGTEAKPTDEVGLVNRNCVPCKAGHFQNTSSPRARCQPHTRCEEQGLVEAVPGTARSDASCRNPPEHSEMPGTMMVLAILLPLASFLLLTTVLACTWKSHPSLCRKLGSLLKRRPEGEESNTADGSWEPPRVNPHFPDLVKPLLPFGDIAPASARLPAPPGLEEEMLQQQSPLSQARELEPELPEQSQVAHGTSGIHVTGGSVTVTGNIYIYNGPVLGGARGPGDPPASPEPPYPTPEEGAPGPPGLSTPYQEDGKAWHLAETETLGCHAL, encoded by the exons ATGCGCCTGCCATGGGCCGCCTCCCCCTGCGGCCTGGCCTGGGGGCCTCTCATCCTGGGCCTCTGCGGTCTCCTGGCAGCATCCCAGGCCCGACTG GAGCCCCCATACCACACAGAGAACCGAACGTGCTGGGACCGGGAAAAGGAGTACTACGAACCCAAGCATCAGGTCTGCTGCTCCCGCTGCCCCCCAG GCACACACGTCTCCGTGGAATGCAGCCCCAGCCAGGACACCGTTTGTGTCCAGTGTCCCGAAAATTCCTACAACGAGCACTGGAACCATCTCTCCATCTGCCAGCTGTGCCGCCCCTGTGACCAGA TGCTGGGCTTCGAGGAGACCATGCCTTGCACCAGCAGACAGAAGACCCAGTGCCGCTGCCAACCAGGAATGTTCTGCGTGCACTGGGACACGGAGTGTGTACACTGTGAGCCACTCTCCGACTGCCCACCAGGCACTGAGGCCAAGCCGACAG ATGAAGTCGGGCTAGTTAACAGAAACTGTGTGCCCTGTAAGGCAGGCCACTTCCAGAACacctcctcccccagggcccGCTGCCAGCCCCATACAAG GTGTGAGGAGCAGGGCCTGGTGGAGGCAGTTCCAGGCACTGCCCGGTCTGACGCCAGCTGCAGAAATCCCCCAGAGCACTCGGAGATGCCAG GAACTATGATGGTGCTGGCCATCCTGCTGCCACTGGCCTCATTCCTGCTCCTCACCACCGTCCTGGCCTGCACCTGGAAGAgccacccctctctctgcaggAAGCTAG GATCTCTGCTGAAGAGGCGTCCAGAG gGAGAGGAATCAAATACCGCTGATGGAAGCTGGGAGCCTCCAAGGGTCAACCCACATTTCCCTGACCTGGTAAAGCCACTTCTGCCCTTTGGAGACATAGCCCCCGCCTCGGCCAGGCTCCCAGCACCCCCAGGTTTGGAGGAAGAGATGCTGCAGCAACAGAGTCCTCTCAGCCAGGCCAGGGAGCTGGAGCCAGAGCTCCCAGAGCAAAGCCAGGTGGCCCATG GTACCAGCGGCATTCATGTCACCGGTGGGTCTGTGACTGTCACCGGCAACATCTACATCTACAATGGGCCGGTCCTGGGGGGAGCACGGGGCCCCGGAGACCCCCCtgcttccccagagcctccataCCCCACCCCTGAAGAGGGTGCCCCTGGCCCTCCTGGACTCTCCACACCCTACCAGGAGGATGGCAAAGCTTGGCATCTGGCTGAAACAGAGACACTGGGCTGCCATGCCCTCTAA